From Nerophis ophidion isolate RoL-2023_Sa linkage group LG15, RoL_Noph_v1.0, whole genome shotgun sequence, one genomic window encodes:
- the LOC133569214 gene encoding protein phosphatase 1 regulatory subunit 3G-like codes for MSRSAPQAPWADYLDEDDALADEDDTCQLEKRMSDRRRAQSLPACPAALLAAVARSNGPKRVKFADTMGLSLASVKHFSSLEEPHVPSKVFSRHASFPPQGDLLGVLDHHFDLPQPHDPDGRVRRLRVCLEQLSVTQFDVRGHVRVLSGGARTEVGVRYTFNDWLSHVDAQALLEEAELPGGTGARYGFTMYTPPFMEPGSAVHFAVYLRSDEGEFWDNNDGRNFTLRYRGLHEHFVCAP; via the coding sequence ATGTCCCGCTCGGCACCGCAGGCGCCGTGGGCGGACTATCTGGACGAGGACGACGCGCTGGCCGACGAAGATGACACCTGCCAGCTGGAGAAGCGCATGTCGGACCGCAGGAGGGCCCAGTCTCTGCCGGCGTGCCCGGCGGCGCTGCTGGCCGCCGTGGCCCGGAGCAACGGGCCCAAGCGGGTGAAGTTCGCAGACACGATGGGCTTGAGTCTGGCCAGCGTCAAACACTTCAGCTCGCTGGAGGAGCCGCACGTGCCCAGCAAGGTCTTCTCTCGTCACGCCAGCTTCCCTCCCCAAGGAGACCTGCTGGGCGTGCTGGACCACCACTTTGACCTGCCGCAGCCTCACGACCCGGACGGCCGCGTCCGGCGTCTGCGCGTGTGCTTGGAGCAGCTCTCTGTCACGCAGTTCGACGTGCGCGGCCACGTACGCGTGCTGAGCGGCGGCGCCCGCACAGAGGTCGGGGTCCGCTACACCTTCAACGACTGGCTCTCGCACGTGGACGCGCAGGCTCTGCTGGAGGAAGCGGAGCTTCCTGGCGGCACGGGCGCACGCTACGGCTTCACCATGTACACGCCACCCTTCATGGAGCCCGGCTCGGCGGTCCACTTCGCCGTGTACCTGCGGAGCGACGAGGGAGAGTTCTGGGACAACAACGACGGGCGGAACTTCACGCTGCGGTACCGAGGTTTGCACGAGCATTTTGTCTGCGCCCCCTGA